The window GGACCGGTCATTTCAACCTCTGTCGTGATCACCTGAGTCTGTTGGAGATGCAGACGGTCAGCCCGGACTTCAGAGAATTGGCGGTCTTTATCCGGCAAAGACTCAAAAAACGAGCCCTGCTGGTCTTTATGACCAGCCTTGATGACCCGGTCCTTGCTGAAGAATTACTCAAAGCAGTGGAGCTGATCTGTCGGCAGCATCTGGTCATAATTATGGTTACGGTCCCAAAGGCGGTCAGACCCTTGTTTGCCGATGTTGCAGATGAGCAAGTGAGCAGTATGGATGATATCCGGCGCAATCTGGTCGGTCATTTCCAGGATCAGCAGATGCGCACCTGGGAGCGGGAGTTTCACAGCCTGGGTGTCACCATGATGCGCAGTGATGCGCAAACCTTGGCTGGCCTGGCCGTGCAACAATACCTGAGCGTTAAAGCCAGGCAAATTTTATAACACTCATTCCGGCCCTCCGGGCCGGAACAACAAAACATAGAAATTGGTCGGGTGACTCCAGGAAGTCACCCACTCCTTTCATATAAAGAGACGGCATGATCCTCAATATCGACAAATTCATCACCGAGGAGCGCCCCTTCTGGGAAGAGCTGGAGACCTTTCTCCAGCGATCTGGTAAGGAGAATGCAGAGTGCTTCAGCCTGGAGGAAATCCGGCGTTTTCATTACCTCTATCAACGCTGTTCTGCAGGTCTGGGCCGTTTAGCGACCTTTAGCGCTGAGCCGGAAACCAGGGGCTACCTGGAAAACCTGATCGCCCGTGCCTATGCGGAAATCCATGAACGACGGAGAAGCGAACGAAACCTTAAAGGAGCACAGCGACTGTTCAGGATCTTCCCGCAAACCTTCCGTCGTCATATCAAAGCATTTTGCCTTGTTCTCATCGTCACCCTGCTCGGCGCTGCCTTTGGTGGCTTTGTACTGATCAAAGATCCCCAAGCCAAAATCGTGATTCTCCCGTTCAGCCATTTGCAGAACAGTCCAGATGAACGGGTTGCCGATGAGATGGAGGAAAAAGGGGAACGGCTGAGCGGGCATCAGGCGGAGTTTGCAGGCTCCCTCATGACCCATAATATCAAGGTGGCTATCTTCGCTATGGGCCTGGGACTGACCTTCGGAATAGGAACGCTGATTTCTCTGTTTTATAACGGAATTATTCTTGGAGCGGTCGCGGTGGATTATATTCTGGCTGGTCAGGGAACCTTTCTGACCGGTTGGCTCCTGCCCCACGGTTCCATAGAGATACCTGCTTTTCTGGTGGCAGGCCAGGCCGGACTGGTGCTCGCCCAGGCCTTGATCGGCTACGGCGACCGGACCCCGGCAGGCCAAAGGCTGCGGAGGATTTTACCGGACCTGACTGTGCTCATTGGCGGGGTGGCGGTGATGTTGATCTGGGCAGGCTTAGTGGAATCGTTTTTCTCCCAATACCATGAACCGGTGATCCCCTACAGCATAAAGATCAGCTTCGGCGTAGCTGAGCTGCTCCTCCTTATCCTCTACCTCGGCCTGGTTGGCAAACGGTCGGTCTCCAAAACAGCACTCTCCCTCAGCCCAGGGCATTGAGTAAGCATGTATCAAAAGAAAAAACAGCTCCGTATCCGTACGCCGGAAGGTATATCTTTTGCCCTTGAACCGGCGAGTCCCCTGATGCGCTTTTTTGCCTGGAGCATCGATACCCTGCTGGTCATAGGCATAAGCCTTTTGCTCCAACAGCTCTTTTTCAACCACCTTATCAAAGTCGCACCTGATCTCGGCACAGGCCTCTACCTCTTAGTGACAACAGCGCTCTACCTCTGCTACGCCATGTGCCTGGAATGGTTCTGGCACGGCCGGACCCTGGGAAAACGTCTTTTCCGTCTTCGAGTGATGGACAGCAAGGGATTTCATCTGCAAGCCAGCCAGGTGGTGATCAGAAACCTGCTCCGGGTCATAGATTCGCTACCGCTCTTTTATATGGTCGGGGGGGCCGCCTCCTTTTTTTCCCCACTTTATCAACGGCTGGGTGATCGGGTGGCTAATACCGTTGTCATCAAACTCCCCAAATTCAGCAGCCCAGATCTCACAGGAATCGGTGAGCAAAAATTCAACTCTTTCCGAGCCTATCCGCACCTAGTGGCCCGCCTGCGCCAAGCCGTCACCCCGGCAGAGGCCGATATAGGGCTACAGGCCCTGCGCAGACGGGACACTCTTGATGATCAGGAGCGGACCGCCTTTTTTGACCAGCTTGCAGATCATTTCAAGGCCAAGTGTGCCTTTCCAGAAGAAGCTGTTCACGCCTGTAGCAGCGAGCAGTATGTCAGGAATGTTGTGGAGGTGTTGTATGGGAGAGGACAAAGTGAAAAGAAGTGAATTATTCCTTGTCATTGTGTCTATATGGTTATCGCCAGGCACTGACCTCCGTTCAACGGCATCGTTGTAAGCTATGGTCATTCCCATTCACTGTTACTGGCCGAATTCAGACCACAAAATACTGCCAGCCTCTCCCGCTTCATCTCAAGGATATAACTTCTCAAGCCTTGGCATCTTCTCTGCTTAATCGACCTTAGGGAGCTGGAAAATAATATTTGTTCAATTAACCTGAACCACCTGTTGGATAGCTATTTAAAAACTTATTTTTCAACATGTTAATACCACTTACAGGCGATTGATCTAAGCTATTTTGGATGATTATTTCCTTCCATCTCCCTTATCCTGAACCTTTGTCGGCGGAGTTTCTTTTTTACCCTCGTCTCCTGTCTTCTGGTTGCAAGATGTCTTGCCGAAAACTTTTTTGATCCTGCTCATAATTTGATGACAAGTTCCTTCTGCGCGATCTGTTATACTTGGACCTAAATCCTGCAATTGAGCTATAACTACAAACACGATATTTAGCTGTGTTGATAGATAAAATAGCTCTTCAGTCGCCTATTTTTGATTCACCTTTTAGGTGAAAGTTAATTTTGTGCAACAAAGCGTACCTCCATGAAACTGCGAACTTTGCACTGAAAGGCCAAAATGTTAATTGCAGGATTTAGGTTGGATGCTCATTCATTGCGATTTCTCCTGTGTTGCGATTTTTCAGAATGTGATTTTTTGCCATGCAGACTGCCGGAAACGGCTTCGACACCCCGTCGAAGGCTGCCGATGACTGCGGCCAGCTGAAACAGGGTTTCTTCAAGCCCCGGTTTAACCTCCGACTGAAACGCTCTCATCCAATCAGCCATGTCGTGGAAGGTTTCAATGCTGTCCTCAATCCGTTCCGTCTGCTCCTGAACGGATCGGACAAGACCTTTGACCCCACCGGAAACCAAATCGACTTCATGACTGACTGAAGCAAGCAGCTTTTCCGCTTCGCGGGCGGTCCGACGAACCTGCACAAGGGCAAGAATCTCAACAACAGCCCTCATCACCATGACCGCCGCAATGACCGTAACGCTGATTGCCAGCAGTATCTCCAGAGGTTCAGACACGACGGATACTCAGTTTTTCTTTTCGTCGCTGCCTGTCAAAAGCTCTTTCGCCTTCTGGCGGGCCTCTGAAAGATGTCGTTCAGCCTCTTTCTTCAACGTTTTTGCCTGCTGTTCGGCTTCCTCTATGATATTCTTGGCCTTGGTGCTGACATCAGCGTACATTTCCTTGGTGTCCTCCACCGCATTACCGCCTTTTGTCCTGAGATCCGCACGCATTCTTTTTCCCGATTTCGGGGCAAGGAAAATGCCCGCTAATGCGCCCAGCGCACCGCCCATCAAAAAAAACAGCGCAAAATGACTGGGGTGTTTCCTATATTCTGACATAATCTTCTCCTTTCCGCTCCCTGAGCGAATGTGATCAGCAATGAGTCCATTGCTGAGATTGTTTCTCTAACGCTTCTTGCAATGAATGCAAGAATACAACTGTTTTTGCAGGATAGGGGCCGGTTTGCCGGATAAACAAAAAGCTGTTGTATAAAGAGGAGTTGCTTGATATTTGAAACACAAAGGAAAGATACTACAGCGGTGTCGGCCTCAATATTTGACCGAAAGCCTCGGCATGTTGAGGGGCAAGGGAGGAAGGACGGGCTGTGCTGAAAAACGGATGATCAGGTTTTAGGACGGCAGATGCCGAGCTTGTGCATTCGTGCCCGTAAGGTGCTGGCATTGATGCCAAGAATCACAGCCGCACCGTCCTTGCCCTCAATGCGCCATCTGGTTTCAGACAGAATTTTCATGATTTGATGCCGTTCCGTCTCTTCCAGCGTCCGCTCATCAGACGATGCAACAGGAAAAATGGGGAAGAGCATCTTCAGCTCGTCGGTCAGATAAAGCACTGGGCCGGAGCAGAGAATCACCGCCCGCTCAATAACACCTTCCAGCTCGCGGATGTTGCCTGGCCAGGGATAGTCCTGCAAGGCTCTGATCGTTTCTTTGCGGACAGAAGTGATGTTTTTCCCCAGCTTTTTGGCATACCGCTCGGCAAAGGCATGAACCATCAGCGGAATATCTTCTTTCCGCTGCCGCAGGGGCGGCACTGTGAGGGGGAACACACTGAGCCGAT is drawn from Candidatus Electrothrix aestuarii and contains these coding sequences:
- a CDS encoding stage II sporulation protein M — its product is MILNIDKFITEERPFWEELETFLQRSGKENAECFSLEEIRRFHYLYQRCSAGLGRLATFSAEPETRGYLENLIARAYAEIHERRRSERNLKGAQRLFRIFPQTFRRHIKAFCLVLIVTLLGAAFGGFVLIKDPQAKIVILPFSHLQNSPDERVADEMEEKGERLSGHQAEFAGSLMTHNIKVAIFAMGLGLTFGIGTLISLFYNGIILGAVAVDYILAGQGTFLTGWLLPHGSIEIPAFLVAGQAGLVLAQALIGYGDRTPAGQRLRRILPDLTVLIGGVAVMLIWAGLVESFFSQYHEPVIPYSIKISFGVAELLLLILYLGLVGKRSVSKTALSLSPGH
- a CDS encoding RDD family protein, producing MYQKKKQLRIRTPEGISFALEPASPLMRFFAWSIDTLLVIGISLLLQQLFFNHLIKVAPDLGTGLYLLVTTALYLCYAMCLEWFWHGRTLGKRLFRLRVMDSKGFHLQASQVVIRNLLRVIDSLPLFYMVGGAASFFSPLYQRLGDRVANTVVIKLPKFSSPDLTGIGEQKFNSFRAYPHLVARLRQAVTPAEADIGLQALRRRDTLDDQERTAFFDQLADHFKAKCAFPEEAVHACSSEQYVRNVVEVLYGRGQSEKK
- a CDS encoding DUF948 domain-containing protein; the protein is MSEPLEILLAISVTVIAAVMVMRAVVEILALVQVRRTAREAEKLLASVSHEVDLVSGGVKGLVRSVQEQTERIEDSIETFHDMADWMRAFQSEVKPGLEETLFQLAAVIGSLRRGVEAVSGSLHGKKSHSEKSQHRRNRNE
- a CDS encoding YtxH domain-containing protein → MSEYRKHPSHFALFFLMGGALGALAGIFLAPKSGKRMRADLRTKGGNAVEDTKEMYADVSTKAKNIIEEAEQQAKTLKKEAERHLSEARQKAKELLTGSDEKKN